A single Comamonas sp. NLF-1-9 DNA region contains:
- a CDS encoding DUF3422 family protein produces MTAPTAPPSHPQRALLHAEIHARPPQPITAPQAISHVVMWADAPERDASHAHLAVLLQERGLAPPQAGSTHWRVELGPLRVVCEMHTEFVSWTFATALAAPDGLGQEPPAAALSALPGEWLAGLPGQCLCRLNLWVLERRSHADGPLVAQVLQEGTLVASCVAGGQAEVYTDFALRADGSSRMVLLAGNLSPRRLGRTVQRLLEMETYRMTALLGLPLARDAAGALARAERELAQLAEAIRLADRDAEPRLLDELTRLAGQVESLYAATHARFSASSAYFDLVAQRIRELGETPLAGLQTLGEFMDRRLSPARNTCEWAVRRQNALSERVSRTSNLLRTRVEIAQQQSSQQLLAAMNRRQDMQLRLQSTVEGLSVAAITYYVVGLISYLAQGAQALGWPWSAPATAATAIPAVALAVWWSLRRMHRRLFRNMH; encoded by the coding sequence ATGACCGCACCTACCGCGCCGCCTTCGCATCCCCAGCGTGCGCTGCTGCACGCGGAGATCCATGCGCGCCCGCCCCAGCCCATCACCGCCCCGCAGGCGATCAGCCATGTGGTGATGTGGGCCGACGCGCCCGAGCGCGACGCGAGCCATGCCCATCTGGCAGTGCTGCTGCAAGAGCGCGGTCTGGCGCCGCCGCAGGCCGGCTCGACGCATTGGCGCGTCGAGCTGGGGCCCTTGCGCGTGGTCTGCGAGATGCACACCGAGTTCGTCTCTTGGACCTTCGCGACCGCGCTGGCGGCGCCCGACGGTCTTGGCCAAGAGCCGCCCGCCGCCGCCTTGAGCGCGCTGCCTGGTGAATGGCTTGCCGGCCTGCCGGGGCAGTGCCTGTGCCGGCTCAACCTCTGGGTGCTGGAGCGGCGCAGCCACGCCGACGGGCCGCTGGTGGCGCAGGTGCTGCAAGAGGGCACGCTGGTGGCGTCCTGCGTGGCGGGCGGGCAGGCCGAGGTCTACACCGACTTCGCGCTGCGCGCCGACGGCAGCTCGCGCATGGTGCTGCTGGCGGGCAACCTGTCGCCACGGCGCCTGGGGCGCACGGTGCAGCGCCTGCTGGAGATGGAAACCTACCGCATGACCGCGCTGCTGGGCCTGCCGCTGGCGCGCGATGCGGCGGGGGCCCTGGCGCGGGCCGAGCGCGAGCTGGCGCAGCTCGCGGAAGCCATCCGCCTGGCCGACCGCGACGCCGAGCCCCGGCTGCTCGACGAGCTCACCCGTCTGGCCGGCCAGGTCGAGAGCCTGTACGCCGCCACGCATGCGCGGTTCTCCGCCAGCAGCGCGTATTTCGACCTGGTGGCGCAGCGCATCCGCGAGCTCGGCGAGACGCCGCTGGCCGGCCTGCAAACCCTGGGCGAGTTCATGGACCGGCGCCTGAGCCCGGCGCGCAACACCTGCGAATGGGCGGTGCGCCGCCAGAATGCGCTGTCCGAGCGCGTCTCGCGTACCAGCAATCTGCTGCGCACGCGCGTGGAGATCGCCCAGCAGCAAAGCAGCCAGCAATTGCTCGCGGCGATGAACCGGCGCCAGGACATGCAGCTGCGCCTGCAGTCCACGGTGGAAGGCCTGTCGGTGGCCGCGATCACCTACTACGTCGTCGGCCTGATCAGCTATCTGGCCCAGGGCGCGCAGGCGCTGGGCTGGCCCTGGAGCGCGCCGGCTACCGCCGCCACGGCCATTCCTGCCGTTGCGCTGGCGGTCTGGTGGTCGCTCAGGCGCATGCATCGGCGCCTTTTCAGGAATATGCATTGA
- a CDS encoding tripartite tricarboxylate transporter permease, with translation MELLDHLILGFGVAFTWQNLVYCFVGCFLGTLIGVLPGIGPLATIAMLLPVTYALPPVAALIMLAGIYYGAQYGGSTTAILVNLPGEVSSVVTTIDGYQMARRGRAGPALASAAIGSFFAGCVGTVVLAAFAPPLTELAFKFGPAEYFSLMVLGLIGAVVLASGSLLKAIGMIVLGLMLGLVGTDVNSGTVRFALDIPDLIDGIDFVPIAMGIFGYGEIIANLSRPAEHREVFAAKVAGLMPTAEDFRRMLPAMLRGTALGSVLGILPGGGAVLSSFASYTLEKKTRLGEGELPFGEGNIRGVAGPESANNAGAQTSFIPMLTLGIPPNPVMALMIGAMTIHNIQPGPQVMSSNPELFWGLVASMWIGNLMLVVLNLPLVGIWIKLLTVPYRWLFPSIVLFCALGVYTNNNNQFDIWMVALFGLVGYVFHKLELEAAPLLLGLILGPMMEEYLRRALLLSRGDWSVLFTRPLSAGLLIASALMVAVVLLPAVSRKRQEAFVED, from the coding sequence ATGGAACTGCTCGACCACTTGATCCTGGGCTTTGGCGTCGCCTTCACCTGGCAGAACCTGGTGTATTGCTTCGTCGGCTGCTTTCTGGGCACCTTGATCGGCGTGCTGCCGGGCATTGGGCCGCTGGCGACGATTGCCATGCTGCTGCCGGTGACCTACGCGCTGCCGCCGGTGGCCGCGCTGATCATGCTCGCCGGCATCTACTACGGTGCGCAGTACGGGGGTTCGACCACGGCCATCCTGGTTAACCTGCCGGGCGAGGTGTCCTCGGTGGTCACGACCATAGACGGCTACCAGATGGCGCGCCGGGGCCGGGCCGGGCCGGCGCTGGCCTCGGCGGCCATCGGCTCGTTCTTTGCGGGCTGCGTGGGCACGGTGGTGCTGGCGGCGTTTGCGCCGCCGCTCACTGAGCTGGCCTTCAAGTTCGGCCCGGCGGAGTATTTCTCGCTCATGGTGCTGGGTCTGATCGGCGCGGTGGTGCTGGCCTCGGGCTCGCTGCTCAAGGCCATAGGCATGATCGTGCTCGGGCTGATGCTCGGCCTCGTGGGCACCGACGTGAATTCGGGCACGGTACGCTTTGCACTGGACATTCCCGACCTGATCGACGGCATCGACTTCGTGCCTATCGCCATGGGCATCTTCGGCTATGGCGAGATCATCGCCAACCTCTCGCGCCCGGCAGAGCATCGCGAGGTGTTTGCCGCCAAGGTCGCTGGCCTCATGCCCACGGCCGAGGATTTCCGGCGCATGCTGCCCGCGATGCTGCGCGGCACGGCGCTCGGTTCGGTGCTGGGCATCCTGCCGGGGGGCGGGGCGGTGCTGTCTTCTTTTGCTTCCTACACGCTGGAGAAGAAGACGCGCCTGGGCGAGGGCGAGCTGCCTTTTGGCGAGGGCAACATCCGCGGCGTGGCGGGGCCCGAATCGGCCAACAACGCCGGGGCGCAGACCTCCTTCATTCCGATGCTGACCTTGGGCATTCCGCCCAATCCGGTGATGGCGCTGATGATTGGCGCGATGACCATCCACAACATCCAGCCCGGGCCGCAGGTGATGAGCAGCAACCCCGAGCTGTTCTGGGGGCTGGTGGCCTCGATGTGGATAGGCAATCTGATGCTCGTCGTGCTCAACCTGCCGCTCGTGGGCATCTGGATCAAGCTGCTCACCGTGCCCTACCGCTGGCTGTTTCCATCCATCGTGCTGTTTTGCGCGCTCGGGGTCTACACCAACAACAACAACCAGTTCGACATCTGGATGGTGGCGCTCTTCGGCCTGGTCGGCTACGTGTTTCACAAGCTCGAGCTCGAAGCCGCGCCGCTGCTGCTCGGCCTGATCCTCGGGCCGATGATGGAGGAGTACCTGCGCCGCGCGCTGCTGCTCTCGCGCGGGGACTGGAGCGTGCTCTTCACCCGGCCGCTGTCCGCGGGGCTGTTGATCGCCTCGGCGCTGATGGTCGCCGTGGTGCTGCTGCCGGCCGTCAGCAGGAAGCGCCAGGAGGCCTTCGTCGAAGACTAG
- a CDS encoding tripartite tricarboxylate transporter TctB family protein: MKIKNEKDFFAGLLFLVLGTGYAWGATGYTLGSAARMGPGYFPLLVGVLLALLGVLIMFKALVIETEGGGRVGAWAWRPLFFILGGNLLFGLLLVGLPAWHIPGMGLMVAIYALVLVAGMASREYRLRDALVLATVLAAGCYLVFVQALNMHLPVWPQFLTG, encoded by the coding sequence GTGAAGATCAAGAACGAGAAGGACTTCTTCGCCGGATTGCTGTTTCTGGTGCTGGGCACGGGCTATGCCTGGGGCGCTACCGGCTACACCCTGGGCAGCGCGGCGCGCATGGGCCCGGGCTATTTCCCCTTGCTGGTGGGCGTGCTGCTGGCGCTGCTGGGCGTGCTCATCATGTTCAAGGCGCTGGTGATCGAGACCGAAGGCGGCGGGCGCGTCGGCGCCTGGGCCTGGCGCCCGCTGTTCTTCATTCTCGGCGGCAACCTGCTGTTCGGCCTGCTGCTCGTGGGCCTGCCCGCCTGGCACATCCCGGGCATGGGGCTGATGGTGGCGATCTACGCGCTGGTGCTGGTCGCCGGCATGGCCAGCCGCGAATACCGGCTGCGCGATGCCCTGGTGCTGGCCACGGTGCTGGCCGCCGGCTGCTACCTGGTCTTCGTGCAGGCGCTGAACATGCACCTGCCGGTCTGGCCGCAATTCCTCACGGGCTGA